The Pirellulales bacterium genome contains a region encoding:
- a CDS encoding DNA topoisomerase VI subunit B, translating into MKQTATSKSKKSSSTNNGKAPREPVLEAAARPSTNGHAGTESATREQTADSPVKGKTRRATAQSMAAAQRDISVSEFFAKNRHLLGFDNARKALLTTVKEAVDNSLDACEEAGLLPEVWVHLEQTGPTRFKIGVQDNGPGIVKKQIPLIFGKLLYGSKFHRLRMSRGQQGIGISAAGMYGVLTTGKPVKIISKISKKQPAHYYEIQIDTKLNVPEILNGKGEGVDIPAGPKMAEMLAKHGIEWESVNELGQEIEHGTRVTIELEGKYQRGRGSIDEYLEQTAIANPHVRLHFKDPEGNERLFERSTEHLPAEPKEIKPHPYGIELGRLIVMLNDTKESTLSGFLTSSFSRVSSGAARKICEVAKLSTRTNPGKVGRGDAEKLFHALQEAKLPAPATDCISPIGEELLLKGLHQVVPGEFYAAVTRPPAVYRGNPFLIEAALAFGGTPVAQRVTLEMLTELIGQSDARTLRQFLTSTFAGLGSDAADKILAESGLGTRQSPGKLTKAEIQQLHAAMHSVNLDEGQSMNVLRYANRVPLQFQHAACAITQTVMQNNWRAYGLTQSRNSLPNGPVTLMVHMASVWVPFTSESKEAVAGYQEIQKEIRLAIQTIGRKLGLFMRRRLRVKQEGERRNIFLRYLGEVADAVSEINATDRNSLYEHLLDVAKKKTVQADAKYDEMGRLIDEAEDELVADKSVLIVPPESAPILASEAAAEAAAQVAAETAPSSSRRKSAKPTAKKRRKE; encoded by the coding sequence TTGAAACAGACAGCGACGAGCAAATCCAAAAAATCCAGTTCCACCAATAATGGAAAGGCCCCCCGAGAACCAGTTTTAGAGGCGGCCGCGCGCCCCTCGACCAATGGGCATGCTGGCACGGAATCGGCGACACGGGAGCAAACGGCGGATTCCCCCGTCAAGGGCAAGACCCGCCGGGCCACCGCGCAGTCGATGGCGGCCGCCCAGCGGGATATTTCAGTCAGTGAATTTTTTGCCAAAAATCGGCATTTGTTAGGTTTTGATAATGCGCGCAAGGCCCTGCTCACCACGGTCAAAGAAGCCGTGGATAACTCTTTGGACGCCTGCGAAGAAGCGGGCCTCTTGCCCGAAGTTTGGGTGCACTTGGAGCAAACCGGGCCCACGCGGTTTAAGATTGGCGTGCAGGACAACGGACCGGGGATTGTAAAAAAACAGATACCGCTGATTTTTGGCAAGTTGTTGTATGGATCAAAATTTCACCGTTTGCGCATGAGCCGCGGTCAGCAGGGGATCGGCATTAGCGCGGCGGGCATGTACGGTGTGTTGACCACGGGCAAACCGGTCAAAATCATTTCTAAAATCTCCAAAAAGCAACCCGCGCATTACTACGAAATTCAAATCGATACCAAACTTAACGTGCCGGAAATATTGAATGGCAAGGGGGAAGGGGTCGATATACCGGCAGGACCAAAAATGGCCGAAATGTTGGCCAAGCACGGCATCGAGTGGGAAAGCGTCAACGAACTGGGACAAGAAATCGAGCACGGGACGCGGGTGACGATCGAATTAGAGGGGAAATACCAGCGGGGACGCGGGAGTATCGATGAATACCTGGAGCAAACAGCCATCGCCAATCCGCACGTGCGGCTGCACTTTAAAGATCCCGAAGGGAACGAGCGGCTGTTTGAACGCTCGACCGAGCACCTTCCCGCCGAGCCTAAGGAGATCAAGCCACACCCCTATGGCATCGAACTAGGCCGCTTGATTGTGATGCTCAACGACACCAAGGAATCCACCCTAAGCGGTTTTTTAACCAGTTCGTTCTCGCGGGTCAGTTCGGGAGCGGCCCGCAAAATTTGCGAAGTGGCCAAACTAAGCACCCGGACCAATCCGGGCAAAGTCGGCCGGGGGGACGCGGAAAAACTGTTTCATGCGCTACAGGAGGCCAAGCTGCCCGCCCCCGCCACGGATTGCATTTCCCCGATTGGCGAAGAGCTGTTGCTCAAGGGGTTGCATCAGGTGGTCCCGGGGGAATTTTACGCCGCGGTAACGCGGCCTCCGGCCGTTTACCGCGGGAATCCTTTTTTAATCGAGGCGGCGTTGGCGTTTGGCGGAACTCCCGTGGCGCAGCGCGTCACCCTGGAAATGCTGACCGAACTGATCGGCCAAAGCGACGCCCGCACCCTGCGGCAATTTTTGACCAGCACTTTTGCGGGACTGGGAAGCGACGCGGCGGATAAAATCCTAGCCGAATCAGGCCTGGGAACGCGCCAATCCCCGGGCAAATTGACCAAAGCCGAAATCCAGCAACTCCACGCCGCCATGCATAGCGTCAATCTGGACGAGGGACAATCCATGAATGTCCTGCGCTATGCCAATCGCGTGCCGCTGCAATTTCAGCACGCGGCCTGCGCCATCACCCAAACCGTGATGCAAAATAACTGGCGCGCCTACGGTCTGACCCAATCGCGCAATAGCCTGCCTAATGGGCCGGTTACCCTGATGGTGCACATGGCCAGCGTGTGGGTCCCCTTTACCAGCGAAAGCAAAGAAGCGGTCGCCGGTTACCAGGAAATTCAAAAAGAAATCCGCCTGGCGATTCAGACCATCGGCCGCAAGCTGGGCCTGTTTATGCGCCGCCGCCTGCGGGTAAAGCAGGAAGGTGAGCGGCGCAATATCTTTTTACGTTATTTGGGCGAAGTGGCCGACGCCGTCAGTGAAATCAACGCCACCGACCGCAATTCGCTATACGAGCATCTGCTGGACGTGGCCAAGAAAAAGACCGTGCAGGCCGATGCCAAATACGACGAAATGGGCCGTTTGATCGACGAGGCCGAGGATGAACTGGTTGCTGATAAAAGCGTCCTGATTGTTCCCCCCGAGAGCGCGCCGATCCTGGCAAGTGAAGCCGCGGCCGAAGCGGCGGCCCAGGTCGCGGCGGAAACGGCTCCCTCTTCTTCCCGCCGGAAATCTGCCAAACCAACCGCTAAAAAGCGACGTAAGGAATAA
- a CDS encoding TlpA disulfide reductase family protein translates to MSQPAFTTPILRLTLIILAGVAILITAWRWRERSGTTGTNHAAVGTPLPEITLQPLTGKGGTLSTADLKQRVALLNFWGTWCPPCRTEFPHLAAIDKEFRDRPDFLYVSVSCGGSLGPEDQADLTAETEEFLSDQQVTHPTWWDPIGQARAALARAELFTGYPTTIIVDQQGVIRGVWQGYHQGDEVRQRELIKNLLAKQSPTAA, encoded by the coding sequence ATGTCCCAACCAGCATTTACCACACCCATTTTACGCTTAACCCTTATCATTCTGGCGGGTGTGGCCATTTTGATCACGGCGTGGCGATGGCGGGAGCGTTCGGGGACCACGGGTACAAATCACGCCGCGGTAGGCACGCCCTTGCCGGAAATCACATTACAGCCATTAACAGGCAAGGGGGGGACTCTTTCCACGGCCGATCTAAAACAGCGGGTGGCGTTGCTGAACTTTTGGGGGACTTGGTGCCCCCCCTGCCGGACCGAATTTCCCCATTTGGCGGCGATAGATAAGGAATTTCGTGATCGCCCGGATTTTTTATATGTTTCTGTGAGTTGCGGCGGTTCGTTGGGACCAGAGGATCAGGCGGATTTAACCGCCGAGACCGAGGAATTTTTGTCTGATCAGCAAGTGACCCACCCCACCTGGTGGGATCCTATCGGCCAGGCACGCGCGGCCCTTGCCCGGGCGGAGCTATTTACTGGCTATCCCACGACGATCATTGTCGATCAACAGGGCGTCATTCGGGGAGTATGGCAGGGATACCACCAGGGGGACGAAGTGCGGCAGCGGGAATTGATCAAAAATTTGTTAGCAAAACAGTCCCCCACAGCCGCCTAA
- a CDS encoding polysaccharide biosynthesis/export family protein — MLRNCVLYGAGCALLGCLGWGVVALYAQQNYTRQNGAGPLDGAVYQLNKSDGPVAIRSRGDIFRVVPCQYLSPANPAPVCGIDCAANGACGTCQTGPCPQTQWGKTSGFTWKDMRPIPFQIYGQGEYVGHERTAHVAQYRLRVDDQLACLYRLTREETKEPYLINVGDELKIESLSDPKLDRNLLVQPDGTVTVILLGQVRATGLTVAKLREKFEDLYKQYYKVPGITVTPLRVNTKLEDLRNVVDNRNGVVGGQSVLVRVNPEGTIGLPAIGSVLAQGLTLEELKREIDLRYSAMIKGIEVTPVLQQRAPRYVYVLGEVRNPGRYTLEGPTTVMQTLALAGGQNVGANLRQVVIFRRGDDWRLLATMVNLQNAALLAREPCPAGELWISDSDVVLVPKGPLLLTDDYINLVFTRGIYGVVPFSTNYAFNVAGF, encoded by the coding sequence ATGTTGCGAAACTGTGTCCTTTACGGAGCGGGCTGCGCCCTTTTAGGCTGCCTGGGCTGGGGAGTCGTGGCGCTATATGCCCAGCAAAACTATACCAGGCAAAATGGCGCGGGTCCGTTGGATGGGGCGGTATATCAGTTGAACAAATCTGACGGCCCGGTGGCGATTCGTTCGCGGGGGGACATTTTCCGCGTCGTTCCGTGCCAGTATCTTTCACCGGCCAATCCCGCGCCGGTTTGCGGCATCGACTGCGCGGCCAATGGCGCGTGCGGTACGTGCCAGACGGGACCTTGTCCCCAGACGCAATGGGGAAAAACCAGCGGATTTACCTGGAAGGATATGCGGCCAATCCCCTTTCAAATTTATGGCCAGGGGGAATACGTGGGGCACGAGCGCACCGCGCATGTCGCCCAATATCGGTTGCGGGTGGATGATCAACTGGCCTGCCTGTACCGACTGACGCGGGAAGAGACCAAGGAACCGTACTTGATCAATGTGGGGGACGAGCTAAAAATCGAATCGTTATCCGACCCCAAATTGGATCGTAATCTGCTGGTCCAGCCCGATGGCACCGTAACGGTGATCCTGCTGGGCCAGGTGCGGGCGACGGGTCTGACCGTGGCGAAACTGCGGGAAAAATTTGAGGATTTGTACAAACAGTATTACAAAGTGCCGGGAATCACGGTCACGCCGCTGCGGGTCAACACCAAATTAGAAGATTTGCGCAATGTGGTGGACAATCGCAACGGCGTGGTGGGGGGGCAATCGGTCCTGGTGCGGGTCAATCCTGAGGGAACCATTGGCCTGCCGGCGATCGGGTCGGTCCTGGCCCAGGGCCTGACGCTGGAAGAACTTAAGCGCGAGATCGATTTGCGATATTCGGCCATGATCAAGGGGATCGAGGTCACCCCCGTCTTGCAACAACGCGCGCCGCGGTATGTGTATGTGCTGGGGGAGGTGCGTAATCCGGGGCGTTACACGCTGGAGGGGCCGACGACGGTAATGCAAACCCTGGCCCTGGCGGGGGGACAAAATGTGGGGGCGAATTTGCGGCAGGTGGTGATTTTTCGACGGGGTGATGACTGGCGGTTGCTGGCCACGATGGTCAATCTGCAAAACGCCGCGCTGCTCGCGCGCGAACCTTGCCCGGCGGGAGAGCTGTGGATTAGCGATTCGGACGTGGTGCTAGTCCCCAAGGGGCCGCTGCTGTTGACGGATGATTATATCAATCTGGTCTTTACACGCGGAATTTACGGCGTGGTTCCCTTCAGCACCAATTACGCATTTAACGTGGCGGGATTCTAG
- a CDS encoding type III pantothenate kinase, translated as MGILVEGYREMRDFPLIAVDIGNSRSKFALFEEAATPLPVPVRMLELPSREWDETQLLSWLGHSPASCRWEVASVNRPATESLFRWLQSQFSEETSSNPVALSLEKGDIPARASSATHAPHLRLLSHQDLPLVVAVEHPERVGIDRLLGGVGANRLRPANMPAIVIDLGTALTIDYVDAGGAFQGGAILPGIGMSARALHDFTDLLPLVPLRELAAPPGPLGKSTIAALRSGLYWGAIGGMKEVIAQLSAATGTQPQIFLTGGAAPAVAASLHPAAIHVPHLILGAIASLPAG; from the coding sequence ATGGGTATTTTGGTTGAAGGCTACCGCGAGATGCGCGACTTTCCTCTTATCGCGGTGGATATTGGCAATTCGCGCAGTAAATTCGCGCTGTTTGAAGAGGCTGCAACGCCCTTGCCAGTCCCCGTGCGGATGCTGGAACTTCCTTCGCGCGAATGGGACGAAACCCAGCTTTTGAGCTGGTTGGGCCACAGCCCCGCTTCTTGCCGCTGGGAAGTTGCCAGCGTCAACCGTCCCGCCACCGAGAGTCTTTTCCGCTGGCTGCAAAGTCAATTTTCCGAGGAAACCTCCTCAAATCCGGTGGCCCTCTCTTTAGAAAAAGGGGACATCCCCGCGCGGGCTAGCTCGGCAACCCATGCTCCCCACTTGCGTTTGTTGAGTCATCAAGATTTGCCCCTGGTGGTTGCGGTGGAGCATCCCGAGAGGGTGGGGATTGATCGGTTGTTGGGGGGGGTCGGGGCCAACCGCTTACGCCCCGCTAACATGCCAGCGATTGTGATTGACCTGGGCACGGCGTTGACGATCGATTATGTCGATGCGGGGGGCGCGTTCCAGGGGGGGGCGATTTTACCCGGCATTGGCATGTCCGCCCGCGCGTTGCATGATTTTACCGATCTCTTGCCGTTGGTCCCGTTACGCGAGTTGGCCGCGCCCCCCGGTCCCTTGGGCAAATCCACGATCGCCGCGCTGCGCTCAGGATTGTATTGGGGGGCAATTGGCGGCATGAAAGAAGTCATCGCGCAGCTATCGGCCGCGACCGGTACGCAACCGCAAATCTTCCTGACGGGGGGGGCCGCCCCCGCCGTGGCCGCCTCCCTGCATCCGGCGGCTATTCATGTGCCGCATCTTATCTTGGGGGCGATAGCGTCGCTTCCCGCGGGTTAA
- a CDS encoding ABC transporter ATP-binding protein: protein MFSDWSPLVNTPPAPSASPEFAERGTLLHLDDVGRTFQMGEVAVNVLRNINLAIHHGELMVMVGPSGSGKTTMLNIIGGLDSPTAGRVWYRERDLSQATAAELTRYRRQTVGFVFQFYNLIPNLTARENVLVSTEISSNPLDVDQVLELVGLADRKHHFPSQLSGGEQQRVAIARALAKNPELVLCDEPTGALDFETGKKVLRLLVDLKQQLQKTIIIITHNAPIADIADSVVKLRSGEIVEQHANTRPKPPEEVEW, encoded by the coding sequence ATGTTTTCCGATTGGTCCCCCTTAGTGAATACGCCCCCCGCGCCGTCCGCCTCCCCGGAATTTGCCGAACGCGGAACGCTGCTCCATTTGGATGATGTGGGCCGGACATTTCAGATGGGGGAAGTCGCGGTAAATGTCCTGCGAAATATTAATCTCGCGATCCATCATGGAGAGCTGATGGTCATGGTGGGCCCATCCGGGTCGGGCAAGACAACCATGTTGAATATTATTGGCGGATTGGATAGCCCCACCGCGGGGCGGGTTTGGTACCGGGAGCGCGACCTTAGCCAGGCGACCGCGGCTGAACTGACGCGTTACCGCCGCCAGACCGTGGGCTTTGTGTTTCAGTTTTATAATCTTATTCCCAACCTGACCGCGCGGGAAAATGTGCTGGTCTCGACCGAGATTAGCTCCAATCCGCTGGACGTCGATCAAGTGCTGGAGTTGGTCGGTTTGGCAGACCGCAAGCATCATTTTCCTTCCCAGCTTTCCGGCGGAGAGCAACAACGCGTGGCCATCGCGCGGGCCTTGGCCAAAAATCCCGAATTGGTCCTGTGCGACGAACCGACCGGGGCGCTCGACTTTGAAACCGGCAAAAAAGTCTTGCGGTTGTTGGTGGACCTCAAGCAACAACTGCAAAAGACCATCATCATCATCACCCACAATGCGCCGATCGCCGACATCGCCGATAGCGTCGTCAAACTGCGCAGCGGCGAAATCGTGGAACAGCACGCCAACACCCGGCCCAAGCCCCCCGAAGAGGTGGAGTGGTGA
- a CDS encoding sigma-70 family RNA polymerase sigma factor, translating to MPRALEMEEVLDVVGGDEFEENTLPWRDDETTPESPLAGIAEPTVAELDEEDDDAIHALLHTGEDDHIDDPVRIYLMQMGEISLLNRAEEVVAAKQIEWTRIRFRQTMLASDFLLQGAVALLQKVHAGKLRLDRTIEVSVTATAEKKNILKRLTPNLHTLEHLLKSNKADFAVAISRTHTKTRRRAAWKQLIRRRYKAVRLIEEMNLRYSRLQPLWEKLQELSQRMSWLLQQIQLPAKEQPLNVGELRAELRQLMILTLESPSTLARRIKKTSDFQQQYDAAKRVLSAGNLRLVVSIAKKYRNRGMSFLDLIQEGNTGLMRAVDKFEHARGYKFSTYATWWIRQAITRAIADQSRTIRLPVHMIDSMSRVRNAQRDILQVTGREASLEETAAAAGLSLDDTRCILKMTRQPLSLDQSVGDHDDNFFGEFIEDHRKDDPLYDVHRQSLKERIGEVLEQLNYREREILRLRYGLVDGYAYTLEEVGQIFSVTRERVRQIESKAVRKLQQPQRSRALASFIDGLDPNTLLNGTAAVP from the coding sequence ATGCCCCGCGCGCTCGAGATGGAGGAAGTGTTGGATGTCGTCGGTGGCGACGAATTTGAAGAAAACACCCTTCCCTGGCGCGATGATGAAACCACTCCGGAAAGCCCCCTAGCCGGGATTGCGGAACCAACGGTCGCCGAACTGGACGAAGAGGATGATGACGCCATACACGCCCTTTTACATACGGGCGAGGATGACCACATCGATGATCCGGTGCGGATTTATCTGATGCAAATGGGCGAGATTTCACTGCTAAACCGGGCGGAGGAAGTAGTCGCCGCCAAGCAGATCGAATGGACGCGGATTCGCTTTCGCCAGACGATGCTGGCCAGCGACTTTTTGCTGCAAGGAGCCGTGGCCCTGCTGCAAAAAGTCCACGCGGGCAAGCTGCGCCTCGACCGCACGATAGAAGTTTCGGTCACAGCCACCGCGGAAAAGAAAAACATCCTCAAGCGACTAACGCCCAACCTACACACGCTAGAGCATTTGTTAAAATCCAACAAAGCCGACTTTGCGGTGGCCATTAGCCGCACCCACACCAAAACCCGGCGCCGCGCCGCCTGGAAGCAACTCATCCGCCGCCGTTACAAGGCGGTCCGCCTGATTGAGGAGATGAACCTGCGTTACAGCCGATTGCAGCCGCTGTGGGAAAAGCTGCAAGAACTGTCGCAGCGGATGTCGTGGCTGTTGCAACAGATTCAGCTTCCCGCCAAGGAGCAACCGCTGAATGTTGGCGAACTGCGGGCCGAGCTGCGGCAATTGATGATCCTCACGCTGGAAAGCCCCAGCACCCTGGCTCGCCGGATCAAGAAAACGAGCGATTTCCAACAGCAATACGATGCCGCCAAGCGCGTGCTATCGGCGGGGAATTTGCGATTGGTGGTCAGCATCGCCAAAAAGTACCGCAACCGCGGGATGTCGTTCCTCGACCTGATCCAAGAGGGAAACACCGGCCTGATGCGCGCGGTGGATAAATTTGAACATGCCCGCGGATATAAATTCAGCACCTATGCGACCTGGTGGATACGCCAGGCCATTACGCGGGCGATTGCCGATCAAAGCCGGACGATTCGCTTGCCGGTGCACATGATTGACAGCATGAGCCGCGTCCGCAACGCCCAACGGGACATCTTGCAGGTAACGGGCCGGGAGGCCAGCCTGGAGGAAACGGCCGCGGCGGCGGGATTGAGCCTGGACGACACCCGCTGCATCCTCAAGATGACCCGCCAGCCGTTATCGCTGGACCAATCGGTGGGAGACCATGACGACAACTTCTTTGGGGAATTTATCGAGGACCACCGCAAGGACGATCCACTGTACGATGTGCACCGTCAATCGCTAAAGGAGCGTATCGGCGAAGTGCTGGAGCAATTGAATTATCGCGAGAGGGAAATCCTGCGGTTGCGGTACGGCCTAGTGGACGGCTACGCCTACACGCTGGAAGAAGTCGGGCAGATATTTTCGGTGACGCGGGAGCGGGTGCGGCAGATCGAATCCAAGGCGGTCCGCAAACTACAACAGCCCCAGCGATCGCGGGCGTTGGCCAGCTTTATCGACGGCCTGGACCCGAATACCCTGCTTAACGGCACCGCGGCGGTGCCCTAA
- a CDS encoding Hsp70 family protein, whose translation MPPQYLLGIDLGTTNSVVAYAPLVPSTESMAPRIELLPLPQFVAPGTVENRTQLPSFLYLPPPPELQSGQWTPPESLAIADPFAPHVVGEAARRRSAEAPERTVVAAKSWLTHHKVDRRAPILPWNSPSEIPKVSPVAATQAYLAHLAAAWRGVFPTAPLAEQSVILTVPASFDASARELTREAALAAGLPADLILLEEPQAAVYAWLAEQGDHWRKVLRVGDVLLVCDVGGGTTDLTLIGVTEAHGELELQRLAVGPHLLVGGDNMDLALAHFVAEKFRETGVDLDPWQAISLWHSCRAAKEELLSANGPPVHTIAVLGRGSRLIGGAKTLEVTRGELSALLVEGFFPRCAATAKPLKRRGSGFQEIGLPFEADTAITRHLAAFFQAQGTAFPRPSHVLFNGGVFKAQPLRGRLLDVLGEWFTDEATEAKRAPPQELPGQRDLDHAVARGAVLYGWSKQHGGVRIRGGTARSYYVGIETTGLAIPSAPRPLRALCVVPFGMEEGTARGVPSGEIGLIVGEPAQFRFFSSLVRKQDQPGDLLSRWNEEELQETDSLEATLPVAQENPDDYVPVTFESVITELGVFELWCVSTRDDRRWKLEFNVRENAE comes from the coding sequence ATGCCTCCGCAATATCTACTGGGAATCGATCTGGGAACCACCAACAGCGTCGTGGCTTATGCCCCGTTGGTCCCCTCGACTGAAAGTATGGCGCCGCGGATAGAGCTCTTGCCGCTGCCGCAGTTTGTCGCGCCTGGTACGGTCGAAAATCGTACCCAATTGCCGTCGTTTTTGTATTTGCCTCCTCCACCGGAACTGCAGTCCGGTCAATGGACACCGCCAGAGTCGCTAGCCATCGCCGATCCTTTCGCGCCGCACGTCGTCGGCGAGGCCGCCCGTCGTCGTAGCGCGGAGGCCCCGGAACGGACCGTGGTGGCGGCCAAAAGCTGGCTCACCCATCACAAGGTGGACCGTCGCGCGCCCATTTTGCCATGGAATTCTCCGTCCGAGATTCCCAAAGTTTCCCCGGTGGCCGCCACTCAGGCCTATTTGGCCCATTTGGCGGCGGCATGGAGGGGGGTATTTCCCACGGCTCCCCTAGCTGAGCAAAGCGTGATCCTCACGGTCCCCGCCAGCTTTGACGCCAGTGCCCGCGAACTCACGCGCGAGGCGGCCCTGGCGGCGGGTTTGCCCGCGGATTTGATTCTCTTGGAAGAACCCCAAGCGGCCGTCTATGCCTGGCTGGCCGAACAAGGTGACCACTGGCGTAAAGTGCTGCGCGTGGGGGATGTCCTTTTGGTTTGTGATGTGGGGGGTGGGACGACCGATCTGACGCTGATCGGTGTGACCGAGGCGCACGGAGAATTAGAGTTACAACGGCTGGCCGTGGGACCGCATTTATTGGTCGGCGGGGACAATATGGACCTGGCCTTGGCCCACTTTGTGGCGGAAAAATTCCGTGAAACCGGGGTCGATCTCGATCCCTGGCAGGCAATTTCACTCTGGCATTCGTGCCGCGCGGCCAAGGAAGAACTCCTTTCGGCCAACGGCCCTCCCGTCCATACCATTGCGGTGCTGGGCCGGGGGAGCCGCTTGATTGGCGGAGCCAAAACGCTGGAAGTTACGCGCGGGGAGCTTTCGGCATTGCTGGTTGAGGGTTTTTTTCCCCGCTGTGCCGCTACCGCCAAACCCCTCAAACGCCGCGGAAGCGGCTTTCAAGAAATTGGCCTCCCCTTTGAGGCGGACACCGCCATCACCCGGCATCTGGCCGCGTTTTTTCAGGCCCAGGGAACCGCCTTTCCCCGCCCTTCGCATGTCCTGTTCAATGGCGGAGTGTTCAAAGCCCAGCCCTTGCGGGGAAGATTATTGGACGTGTTGGGAGAGTGGTTTACCGACGAGGCGACCGAGGCCAAGCGCGCTCCGCCGCAAGAATTGCCTGGGCAGCGAGATTTGGATCACGCGGTGGCGCGCGGGGCTGTGTTGTACGGTTGGAGCAAACAACACGGGGGAGTGCGGATTCGCGGGGGGACGGCCCGTTCCTATTATGTGGGGATCGAAACGACCGGCTTAGCCATTCCCAGCGCGCCCCGTCCCTTGCGGGCGCTTTGTGTTGTCCCCTTTGGCATGGAAGAAGGGACCGCCCGCGGCGTTCCCTCGGGCGAGATCGGCCTTATCGTGGGAGAGCCAGCCCAGTTTCGCTTTTTTAGTTCGCTAGTGCGAAAGCAAGATCAACCGGGGGACTTGCTCTCGCGGTGGAATGAGGAAGAATTGCAAGAAACCGACTCGCTGGAGGCCACGTTGCCCGTGGCCCAGGAAAACCCCGACGATTATGTTCCCGTGACGTTTGAGTCGGTCATCACGGAGTTAGGGGTGTTTGAATTGTGGTGCGTGAGCACGCGGGATGATCGGCGGTGGAAGCTGGAATTTAATGTTCGCGAAAACGCGGAATAA
- the ndk gene encoding nucleoside-diphosphate kinase, whose translation MERTFILFKPDCVQRRLVGRVLGRFEDKGLNVIALKLLRVTPDLAKQHYAEHVQKPFYPALEKFITASPVIAAVLEGLEAIRVVREMLGATNGLKAAAGTIRGDFSSSRQMNLVHASDGPEAAAREIGLYFQPAELISYTGTITPWLRADDEG comes from the coding sequence ATGGAACGCACATTTATTTTGTTCAAACCCGACTGCGTGCAACGACGACTGGTGGGGCGCGTGTTGGGCCGCTTTGAGGATAAAGGCCTGAACGTCATCGCGCTCAAACTCCTACGGGTCACGCCCGACCTGGCCAAGCAACATTACGCCGAGCATGTGCAAAAGCCGTTTTATCCCGCGCTCGAAAAGTTTATCACCGCCAGTCCGGTGATCGCGGCGGTGCTCGAGGGGTTGGAGGCGATACGCGTGGTGCGGGAGATGCTGGGGGCGACCAACGGACTCAAAGCCGCGGCTGGCACGATTCGCGGCGACTTTAGCAGCAGCCGGCAAATGAACCTTGTCCACGCCAGCGACGGACCAGAGGCCGCCGCCCGCGAGATCGGGCTCTATTTTCAACCGGCGGAGCTGATCAGCTACACGGGCACCATCACCCCCTGGCTCCGCGCCGACGACGAAGGCTAA